A window from Deltaproteobacteria bacterium encodes these proteins:
- a CDS encoding LLM class flavin-dependent oxidoreductase codes for MRPALRFGVAYDFRNPEGSGIANADLYARVLAQAERVDALGFDQIWLTEHHFVDDGYLPSFAPVAGALAARTKRVRISSDIVLMPFQHPLRFAEDLAVLDNLSGGRIELGIGMGYAPHEFAAFGMDRKERVSRTEEGVRVLQRAFTGDAFDFDGKHWQFRGARLRPRPVQPGGPPLWLAAMSEAGARRCARLGLNLLPQGDRRFVLDPWRAAVTTLGGDPARRRVGIIRPWLITTDRARDWPAIREAERYKARIYADWIRESGDNVSFMSGEETAIPQTWIVGDADAVFEQLAAYIAKFGFTDVVTWAAPPGVAPEAMDASLERFAQDVMPRLKAKFAH; via the coding sequence ATGAGGCCCGCCCTCCGCTTTGGCGTTGCGTACGACTTCAGGAATCCCGAAGGCAGCGGCATCGCGAACGCCGACCTCTACGCGCGCGTGCTCGCGCAAGCGGAGCGCGTCGACGCGCTCGGCTTCGATCAGATCTGGCTCACCGAGCATCACTTCGTCGACGACGGCTACCTGCCCTCGTTCGCGCCCGTCGCCGGCGCGCTCGCCGCGCGCACGAAGCGCGTGCGCATCTCGTCCGACATCGTGCTGATGCCGTTCCAGCACCCGCTGCGCTTCGCTGAAGACCTCGCAGTGCTCGACAACCTCTCGGGCGGCCGCATCGAGCTCGGCATCGGCATGGGCTACGCGCCGCACGAGTTCGCGGCGTTCGGCATGGACCGCAAAGAGCGCGTATCGCGCACCGAGGAAGGCGTGCGCGTGCTGCAGCGCGCGTTCACAGGCGATGCGTTCGACTTCGACGGCAAACATTGGCAGTTCCGCGGCGCGCGCCTGCGACCGCGCCCCGTGCAGCCCGGCGGCCCGCCGCTCTGGCTCGCGGCGATGAGCGAGGCCGGCGCGAGGCGCTGCGCGCGGCTCGGGCTGAACCTGCTCCCGCAAGGCGACCGCCGCTTCGTGCTCGATCCGTGGCGCGCGGCCGTAACAACTTTAGGCGGCGACCCCGCCCGAAGGCGCGTCGGCATCATTCGCCCGTGGCTGATCACGACGGACCGCGCGCGAGACTGGCCCGCGATTCGCGAGGCCGAGCGTTACAAGGCGCGCATCTATGCCGACTGGATTCGCGAGAGCGGCGACAACGTCTCGTTCATGAGCGGCGAGGAGACCGCGATCCCGCAGACCTGGATCGTCGGCGACGCGGATGCGGTGTTCGAACAGCTCGCCGCCTACATCGCGAAGTTCGGCTTCACCGACGTCGTGACTTGGGCCGCGCCGCCCGGCGTCGCGCCGGAAGCGATGGACGCGAGCCTCGAGCGCTTCGCGCAGGACGTGATGCCTCGGCTCA
- a CDS encoding fumarylacetoacetate hydrolase family protein: MRKLVLAALLLLANSLHAAPPELLPASEAHTIAFAQQGGVRTAFLVVSASEDAIEAALLGAGDAFAALGSRSDAELAALREGPRTRLAFAELLPVIEGTHHVAGGANYAEHGEEVDIAAPFLFPKIAAPTPPRGSLAAQPGWLLDYEVEIGLVFDRDLMTPVDLANARAGVFLANDFTERAQLTREADLSVPGVGGGFPNAKGKPGFLPTGRSS; encoded by the coding sequence ATGAGAAAGCTCGTACTCGCGGCACTCCTCCTTCTCGCGAATTCGCTTCACGCCGCGCCGCCGGAGCTGCTGCCGGCAAGCGAGGCGCACACCATCGCGTTCGCGCAGCAGGGCGGCGTGCGCACCGCCTTTCTCGTGGTGAGCGCGAGCGAGGACGCGATCGAGGCGGCGCTGCTCGGCGCGGGCGATGCGTTCGCGGCGCTCGGCTCGCGCAGCGACGCGGAGCTCGCAGCGCTGCGCGAGGGGCCGCGAACGCGGCTCGCATTCGCGGAGCTGCTGCCCGTGATCGAGGGCACGCATCACGTCGCGGGCGGCGCGAACTACGCGGAGCACGGCGAGGAGGTGGACATCGCGGCGCCGTTCTTGTTTCCGAAGATCGCGGCGCCGACTCCGCCGCGCGGCTCGCTCGCGGCGCAGCCGGGCTGGCTGCTCGACTACGAAGTCGAGATCGGCCTCGTGTTCGATCGCGACCTGATGACTCCCGTCGATCTCGCGAACGCGCGCGCCGGCGTCTTTCTCGCGAACGACTTCACCGAGCGCGCACAGCTCACGCGCGAGGCCGATCTCTCGGTGCCGGGAGTGGGAGGCGGATTTCCGAACGCGAAGGGGAAGCCGGGCTTCCTGCCGACGGGCCGTTCCTCGTGA
- a CDS encoding fumarylacetoacetate hydrolase family protein — protein sequence MIPRDWRAFVRACEIRLHVNGGERQRARGGEMIWGPEDLVRRTHALGAEPRFAYESRRVGLTPSPGLARGVAAITGTPGGVVFRTPGVGFMAANAAWWAVSFSFFAGGVTDYVKERWIEELRASGSFLRAGDVVVAESHGLGAIITRIE from the coding sequence GTGATTCCGCGCGACTGGCGCGCGTTCGTGCGCGCGTGCGAGATCCGCCTGCACGTGAACGGCGGCGAGCGCCAGCGCGCGCGCGGCGGCGAGATGATCTGGGGTCCCGAGGATCTCGTGCGCCGCACGCACGCGCTCGGTGCCGAGCCCCGCTTCGCGTACGAGTCGCGGCGAGTCGGGCTCACGCCGAGCCCTGGTCTCGCGCGCGGCGTCGCAGCGATTACGGGAACGCCGGGCGGCGTCGTGTTCCGCACGCCGGGCGTGGGCTTCATGGCCGCGAACGCGGCCTGGTGGGCAGTGAGCTTCTCGTTCTTCGCGGGCGGCGTGACGGACTACGTGAAAGAGCGCTGGATCGAGGAGCTGCGCGCGAGCGGCTCGTTCCTGCGCGCGGGAGATGTCGTGGTGGCCGAATCGCACGGGCTCGGCGCGATCATCACGCGCATCGAGTAG
- a CDS encoding MBL fold metallo-hydrolase, whose translation MTQPRGYAEKNRFGRVLRIPTPTPEWTGLGAINSYVVLPPEGSRRGVTLIDTGMRMDASFEAMRRGFKEFGLALESIERILVTHAHGDHFGQAKRLRDLTGAQVFASAGEAERMRTGSSPAAMRGGNGAHWMRRFGMPDEVVEAKAPSGAMPSDLSEPIEVDGVLAEGDRIDLGEFTLEVVATPGHCDDHIVFIERDLGLIFSGDHLLTDISPVPLLHVPPPGQERRPSLITFMRSLAKAEALHAEATYPAHGDVIWDHKKLIAGYRLHHERRKLQIARRLGQRVMTPYELGAEIFPKYFRDPRQSFLVMSEVVGHLDLLIEDGTCAWEDDGVALRVRLVNDVHLQDQ comes from the coding sequence ATGACGCAGCCGCGCGGATACGCCGAGAAGAACCGCTTCGGGCGGGTGCTGCGCATTCCCACGCCCACGCCCGAGTGGACGGGCCTCGGCGCGATCAACAGCTACGTCGTGCTGCCGCCCGAGGGCTCGCGCCGCGGCGTCACGCTGATCGACACGGGCATGCGCATGGACGCCTCGTTCGAGGCGATGCGGCGCGGCTTCAAGGAGTTCGGCCTCGCGCTCGAGTCGATCGAGCGCATCCTCGTGACGCACGCGCACGGCGATCACTTCGGCCAGGCGAAGCGGCTGCGCGATCTCACCGGCGCGCAGGTGTTCGCGAGCGCGGGCGAGGCGGAGCGCATGCGCACGGGCTCCTCGCCCGCGGCGATGCGCGGTGGAAACGGCGCGCACTGGATGCGGCGCTTCGGGATGCCCGACGAAGTCGTGGAGGCGAAGGCGCCCAGCGGCGCGATGCCGTCCGATCTCTCCGAGCCGATCGAGGTCGACGGCGTGCTCGCCGAGGGCGACCGCATCGACCTCGGCGAGTTCACGCTCGAAGTCGTCGCGACGCCGGGCCACTGCGACGACCACATCGTCTTCATCGAGCGCGATCTCGGCCTGATCTTCTCCGGCGACCACCTGCTCACCGACATCTCGCCCGTGCCGCTCTTGCACGTGCCGCCGCCGGGCCAAGAGCGCCGCCCGAGCCTAATCACTTTCATGCGCTCGCTCGCGAAGGCGGAGGCGCTACATGCGGAGGCGACGTACCCCGCGCACGGCGACGTGATCTGGGACCACAAGAAGCTGATCGCGGGCTACCGGCTGCATCACGAGCGCCGCAAGCTCCAGATCGCACGCCGCCTCGGGCAGCGCGTGATGACGCCCTACGAGCTCGGCGCCGAGATCTTCCCGAAGTACTTCCGCGATCCGCGCCAGAGTTTCCTCGTGATGAGCGAGGTCGTCGGCCATCTCGACCTGCTCATCGAGGACGGCACCTGCGCCTGGGAGGACGACGGCGTCGCCCTTCGCGTGAGGTTGGTGAACGATGTCCATCTTCAAGACCAATGA
- a CDS encoding dodecin domain-containing protein has translation MSIFKTNELIGSSPDSFEDAARRVIARAHETLRGITGFDVVEKRVKVEAGGLREYRVRLRLHFEMAPETALHW, from the coding sequence ATGTCCATCTTCAAGACCAATGAGCTTATCGGCTCGTCGCCCGACTCGTTCGAGGACGCGGCCCGCCGCGTGATCGCGCGCGCGCACGAGACGCTGCGCGGCATCACGGGCTTCGACGTGGTGGAGAAGCGCGTGAAGGTGGAGGCGGGCGGCTTGCGGGAGTACCGCGTGCGTCTACGGCTCCACTTCGAGATGGCGCCGGAGACGGCTCTTCACTGGTAA
- a CDS encoding dodecin domain-containing protein, which yields MSIASVSTITSASPLSWQDAVERGFERAKKTLRGITGLQVIEEKARVEDGKITEFLVTMQVIFLLEES from the coding sequence ATGTCGATCGCATCGGTATCCACGATCACGTCCGCGTCGCCGCTCAGCTGGCAGGATGCGGTGGAGCGCGGCTTCGAGCGCGCGAAAAAGACGCTGCGCGGCATCACGGGGCTGCAGGTGATCGAGGAGAAGGCGCGCGTCGAGGACGGCAAGATCACCGAGTTTCTCGTGACGATGCAGGTGATCTTTTTGCTGGAAGAGAGCTGA
- a CDS encoding NTP transferase domain-containing protein → MQRVPAIVTAGDGKASRAVYGDAKVYLDLAGRALVSRTVGTLMRVPEVSEVWVVGNAERLEKTLREDRELVASLTKPVYVVPQFGNLYENAWQTFRRLLPGAPPEGRDPQGDAELDQRVLYLSADLPFATPQEISVFIQRAVAAGCDYGLGLVTEDSLAPFYPDRGKPGIELAYFNVANGRVRQSNLHVVRPGRLGHRWYIEHMYEHRYQKELFHALALAWRILTLEGGGISLVLYFAVMHLAGLFDRMRLRGIADSLRQFVSFERINRACSQLLATRFQLIVTEVGGSGLDIDSERDIDIARERFEEWTTQQAEYAATLHGVPLLPADAGSSEARITRLERR, encoded by the coding sequence GTGCAGCGAGTTCCCGCGATCGTCACGGCGGGCGACGGCAAGGCGTCGCGCGCCGTCTACGGCGACGCGAAGGTCTATCTCGACCTCGCGGGGCGCGCGCTCGTCTCGCGCACGGTCGGCACGCTGATGCGGGTTCCCGAGGTGAGTGAAGTCTGGGTCGTCGGCAACGCGGAGCGGCTCGAGAAGACGCTGCGCGAGGACCGCGAGCTGGTCGCATCGCTCACGAAGCCGGTCTACGTCGTTCCGCAGTTCGGCAACCTCTACGAGAACGCGTGGCAAACCTTCCGCCGCCTGCTGCCGGGCGCGCCGCCCGAAGGTCGCGATCCGCAAGGCGACGCCGAGCTCGATCAGCGCGTGCTCTATCTGTCGGCTGATCTCCCCTTCGCGACTCCGCAAGAGATCTCGGTCTTCATCCAGCGCGCGGTCGCGGCGGGCTGCGATTACGGCCTCGGCCTCGTCACCGAAGATTCGCTCGCGCCGTTCTATCCCGATCGCGGCAAGCCGGGCATCGAGCTCGCGTACTTCAACGTCGCGAACGGCCGCGTGCGGCAGAGCAACCTCCACGTTGTTAGGCCCGGTCGGCTCGGGCATCGCTGGTACATCGAGCACATGTACGAGCACCGCTACCAGAAGGAGCTGTTTCACGCGCTGGCGCTCGCGTGGCGCATCCTCACGCTCGAGGGCGGCGGCATCAGCCTCGTGCTGTATTTCGCCGTGATGCACCTCGCAGGCCTGTTCGACCGCATGCGCCTGCGCGGCATCGCCGACTCGCTGCGCCAGTTCGTCTCGTTCGAGCGAATCAACCGCGCCTGCTCGCAGCTGCTCGCGACGCGCTTCCAGCTGATCGTCACCGAGGTGGGCGGCAGCGGGCTCGACATCGACAGCGAGCGCGACATCGACATCGCGCGCGAGCGCTTCGAGGAGTGGACGACGCAGCAGGCGGAGTACGCGGCGACTCTGCACGGAGTCCCGCTGCTGCCCGCGGACGCTGGGAGCAGCGAGGCGCGCATCACGCGCCTGGAGCGCCGGTGA
- a CDS encoding folate-binding protein YgfZ, producing MSSRLFQLPSRGVITVRGDDRQRWLDGMLTCNVKKLAPGGGAHGLLLTPQGRIVGEMHVLNRGDAIWLETESAAIAGVIARLEKFVIADDVTLRDESASWARIAVEGDGAVDLITGLGAQAPANDHAANDAQIAGAACVLARFGFTHGEALQLFAPRADVAAVVAALIGAGAALASDADFELARIEAGTPWLARELDESVLPAEVRLDGLAVAVDKGCYTGQEVVARMRSRGRLSHLLVGLRLTTRALPAPRSALTNDRGEVGSVTSAAHSPRFGAIALGFVQAPLAEPGTKLALASGGEAEVVALPFAVRQFGPA from the coding sequence GTGAGCTCGCGGCTGTTTCAGCTGCCGTCGCGCGGAGTGATTACGGTGCGCGGCGACGATCGGCAGCGCTGGCTCGACGGCATGCTCACCTGCAACGTGAAGAAGCTCGCGCCAGGCGGCGGCGCGCACGGGCTGCTGCTGACGCCGCAGGGCCGAATCGTGGGCGAGATGCACGTCCTGAATCGCGGCGATGCGATCTGGCTCGAGACCGAGAGCGCCGCGATCGCGGGCGTGATCGCACGGCTCGAGAAGTTCGTGATCGCGGACGACGTGACGCTGCGCGACGAGTCCGCGAGCTGGGCGCGCATCGCGGTCGAGGGCGATGGCGCGGTCGACCTGATCACTGGACTCGGCGCGCAAGCCCCCGCGAACGACCACGCCGCGAACGACGCGCAGATCGCAGGCGCAGCGTGCGTGCTCGCGCGCTTCGGCTTCACGCACGGCGAGGCGCTGCAGCTGTTCGCGCCTCGCGCAGACGTAGCCGCCGTGGTCGCAGCGCTCATCGGCGCGGGCGCAGCGCTCGCGAGCGACGCCGACTTCGAGCTCGCTCGCATCGAGGCCGGCACGCCGTGGCTCGCGCGCGAGCTCGACGAGAGCGTGCTGCCGGCGGAAGTGCGCCTCGACGGCCTCGCAGTCGCCGTCGACAAGGGCTGCTACACGGGCCAAGAAGTCGTCGCGCGCATGCGCAGCCGCGGCCGACTCTCACATCTCCTCGTCGGCCTGCGCCTGACGACTCGCGCGCTGCCGGCGCCGCGCAGCGCACTCACGAACGATCGGGGCGAAGTCGGCAGCGTCACCAGCGCCGCGCACTCCCCGCGCTTCGGCGCGATCGCGCTCGGCTTCGTGCAGGCGCCACTCGCCGAGCCGGGCACCAAGCTGGCGCTCGCGAGCGGCGGCGAGGCCGAGGTCGTCGCGCTTCCGTTCGCGGTGAGACAATTCGGCCCGGCCTGA
- a CDS encoding TIGR04282 family arsenosugar biosynthesis glycosyltransferase, with protein sequence MTGTLVVFAKWPEPGAVKTRLCPPLTPEQAAAFYDAMLGDVLDATAREAPRRGLALALAVTPAERARDFSARAPAYRVFAQQGADLSQRMEHAAASELARGAQRVLLRGSDSPALAPEVLDAALAALARVDVALSPDRDGGYNLVALRRFAPGLFAHAMSTSTVLDDTRTAAARLGLASEVLAPGFDIDTAADFAPLREARPRASALCPRTYAWLDAHAELTRA encoded by the coding sequence GTGACCGGCACACTCGTCGTCTTCGCGAAGTGGCCCGAGCCCGGCGCGGTGAAGACGCGGCTCTGCCCGCCCCTCACACCGGAGCAGGCCGCGGCGTTCTACGACGCGATGCTCGGCGACGTGCTGGACGCGACGGCGCGCGAGGCGCCGCGGCGCGGGCTCGCTCTCGCTCTCGCGGTGACGCCCGCGGAGCGCGCACGTGACTTCTCCGCGCGTGCGCCTGCGTATCGCGTGTTCGCGCAGCAGGGCGCCGATCTCTCGCAGCGCATGGAGCACGCCGCTGCGAGCGAGCTCGCGCGCGGCGCGCAGCGCGTGCTGCTGCGCGGCAGCGACAGCCCCGCGCTCGCGCCCGAGGTGCTCGATGCCGCGCTCGCAGCGCTCGCGCGCGTCGACGTCGCGCTCAGCCCCGATCGCGACGGCGGCTACAACCTCGTCGCGCTGCGCCGCTTCGCGCCGGGCCTGTTTGCGCACGCGATGAGCACGAGCACCGTGCTCGACGACACGCGCACAGCAGCTGCGCGCCTCGGTCTCGCGAGCGAAGTGCTCGCGCCGGGCTTCGACATCGATACCGCCGCCGACTTCGCGCCGCTGCGCGAGGCGCGCCCGCGCGCGAGTGCGCTGTGCCCGCGCACGTACGCGTGGCTCGATGCGCATGCCGAGCTGACGCGCGCGTAG
- a CDS encoding porin, whose amino-acid sequence MSRFVFAVLTVVCYALGAKAETDVDARFAAMQARIEQLEAKLVAQGEELAAAKAAAPAAAALPDVAAEGGSFFDTINVSGFVAASYFYNFNDPDGDSLGGSNAPVDLLHPDSNSFSLDQLWLTISRDASEDARAGFKADFVYGKTASILSGNNVDGNAGNDFDLYQGYVTYLAPIGEGVTIQAGKFATLIGAEVAQANGNWNITRGNVYNFLQPINHTGILASTPLGPVTASLGFVDETRNLPALNVDRNNNKAILFGLSGGGETFSGSFAGTWGDSPSSFSSDSDDNEVILDFIGRWTPNERFASYVNFDYVKSDFGAGDLVGLGVAAAARFAVTDSTGVAGRVEYLNLDPDGGSDFGIWGLTGTLDHALGGGLTVRGEVRYDALTESGTFYFGDDGAFDDDSQVTAGIELIYAL is encoded by the coding sequence ATGTCCCGGTTCGTTTTCGCTGTGCTCACCGTGGTTTGTTATGCGCTCGGCGCCAAAGCCGAGACCGACGTCGACGCGCGCTTCGCCGCGATGCAGGCGCGCATCGAGCAGCTCGAAGCGAAGCTCGTCGCTCAGGGCGAGGAGCTGGCGGCGGCGAAGGCCGCAGCGCCTGCAGCTGCAGCGCTCCCCGACGTCGCCGCGGAGGGCGGATCGTTCTTCGACACGATCAACGTGAGCGGCTTCGTCGCGGCGTCGTACTTCTACAACTTCAACGACCCCGACGGAGATTCGCTCGGCGGCTCGAACGCGCCGGTCGACCTGCTCCACCCCGACAGCAACAGCTTCTCGCTCGACCAGCTGTGGCTCACGATCTCGCGCGACGCGTCTGAAGATGCGCGCGCGGGCTTCAAGGCCGACTTCGTGTACGGCAAGACCGCGTCGATTCTCTCCGGCAACAACGTCGACGGGAATGCCGGCAACGATTTCGACCTGTACCAGGGCTACGTGACGTACCTCGCGCCGATCGGCGAGGGCGTGACGATTCAGGCCGGCAAGTTCGCGACGCTGATCGGCGCGGAAGTCGCCCAGGCGAACGGCAACTGGAACATCACGCGCGGCAACGTCTACAACTTCCTGCAGCCGATCAATCACACCGGCATTCTCGCCTCGACGCCGCTCGGGCCCGTGACCGCGTCGCTCGGCTTCGTCGACGAGACGCGGAACTTACCCGCGCTGAACGTCGATCGCAATAACAACAAGGCGATCTTGTTCGGTCTGAGCGGCGGCGGCGAGACGTTCTCCGGATCGTTCGCCGGCACCTGGGGCGACTCGCCGTCCTCGTTCTCGAGCGACTCGGACGACAACGAGGTCATCCTCGACTTCATCGGGCGCTGGACGCCGAACGAGCGCTTCGCGAGCTACGTGAACTTCGACTACGTGAAGAGCGACTTCGGCGCCGGCGATCTCGTGGGCCTCGGCGTCGCCGCCGCGGCGCGCTTCGCGGTCACCGACAGCACGGGCGTGGCAGGGCGCGTCGAGTACCTGAACCTCGATCCCGACGGCGGAAGCGACTTCGGCATCTGGGGCCTCACGGGCACACTCGACCACGCCCTCGGCGGCGGCCTCACCGTGCGCGGCGAGGTCCGCTACGACGCGCTCACCGAGAGCGGCACGTTTTACTTCGGCGACGACGGCGCTTTCGACGACGACAGTCAGGTCACCGCCGGCATCGAGCTGATCTACGCGCTCTGA
- a CDS encoding P-II family nitrogen regulator, whose translation MKKIEAVIKPFKLDEVKEALHEIGVQGMTVTEVKGFGRQKGHTELYRGAEYVVDFLPKVKLEIAVSDDMADKVVEAIAGAANTGRIGDGKIFVMPIEQAVRIRTNERGDEAL comes from the coding sequence ATGAAGAAGATCGAGGCGGTGATCAAGCCGTTCAAGCTGGACGAGGTGAAGGAGGCCCTTCACGAGATCGGCGTCCAGGGCATGACGGTCACCGAGGTGAAGGGCTTCGGTCGCCAGAAGGGTCACACCGAGCTGTATCGCGGCGCCGAGTACGTGGTGGACTTCCTGCCCAAGGTCAAGCTCGAGATCGCGGTCTCGGACGACATGGCCGACAAGGTCGTCGAAGCGATCGCGGGCGCCGCGAACACGGGCCGCATCGGCGACGGCAAGATCTTCGTCATGCCCATCGAGCAGGCCGTGCGCATCCGCACCAACGAGCGCGGCGACGAAGCGCTCTAG
- the glnA gene encoding type I glutamate--ammonia ligase: protein MTPKQVLEYAKKNNVVMVDCRIIDSPGLWQHCSHPISQLEESTFEDGYGFDGSSIRGWKAINESDMLMIPDPNTAFIDPFMAHPTLVLICDVVDPLTREPYGRDPRHIAKKAELYLKQTGIADTAFMGPEAEFFVFDNAKFGSGANHGYYEIDSVEAAWNSARDEDGGNLGYKIRHKEGYFPVPPHDTQQDIRTEMCLEMEKMGIVIETQHHEVATAGQAEIDMKFDTLTVMADKLMKYKYVVKNVAKRHGMTATFMPKPLFKDNGSGMHTHQSLWKDGKPLFAGNGYAGLSDIALWYIGGILKHSRALAAFTNPTTNSYKRLVPGYEAPVNLAYSSRNRSASCRIPTYSQSPKAKRVEVRYPDPACNPYIAFAAMLMAGIDGVINKIHPGDPLDKNIYALSAEEAKGVPTMPGSLDEAVRELEADHDFLLQGGVFSMDLIESWIAYKRDNDIDPVRLRPHPHEFELYYDC from the coding sequence ATGACTCCCAAGCAGGTTCTCGAGTACGCCAAGAAGAACAACGTCGTGATGGTCGACTGCCGCATCATCGACTCGCCCGGCCTGTGGCAGCACTGCTCGCACCCGATCTCGCAGCTCGAAGAGTCGACCTTCGAGGACGGTTACGGCTTCGACGGCTCGTCGATCCGCGGTTGGAAGGCGATCAACGAGAGCGACATGCTCATGATCCCCGACCCGAACACCGCGTTCATCGATCCGTTCATGGCGCACCCGACGCTCGTGCTGATCTGCGACGTGGTCGATCCGCTCACGCGCGAGCCCTACGGCCGCGACCCGCGCCACATCGCGAAGAAGGCCGAGCTGTATCTCAAGCAGACCGGCATCGCGGACACCGCGTTCATGGGCCCAGAGGCCGAGTTCTTCGTGTTCGACAACGCGAAGTTCGGCTCGGGCGCGAACCACGGTTATTACGAGATCGACTCCGTCGAAGCGGCGTGGAACAGCGCGCGCGACGAGGACGGCGGAAACCTCGGATACAAGATCCGGCACAAGGAGGGCTACTTCCCGGTGCCGCCGCACGACACCCAGCAAGACATCCGGACCGAGATGTGTCTCGAGATGGAGAAGATGGGCATCGTGATCGAGACCCAGCACCACGAAGTGGCGACGGCGGGTCAGGCCGAGATCGACATGAAGTTCGACACGCTGACCGTCATGGCCGACAAGCTGATGAAGTACAAGTACGTGGTGAAGAACGTCGCGAAGCGGCACGGCATGACCGCGACGTTCATGCCGAAGCCGCTGTTCAAGGACAACGGCTCGGGCATGCACACGCACCAGTCGCTGTGGAAGGACGGCAAGCCGCTCTTCGCGGGCAATGGCTACGCCGGGCTCTCCGACATCGCGCTCTGGTACATCGGCGGCATCCTGAAGCACTCGCGCGCGCTGGCCGCGTTCACCAACCCGACCACGAACTCGTACAAGCGGCTCGTGCCGGGCTACGAGGCCCCGGTGAACCTCGCTTACTCCTCGCGCAACCGCTCCGCGTCGTGCCGCATCCCGACCTACTCGCAGAGCCCGAAGGCGAAGCGCGTGGAAGTCCGGTACCCGGATCCGGCCTGCAATCCGTACATCGCGTTCGCAGCGATGCTGATGGCGGGCATCGACGGCGTGATCAACAAGATCCACCCCGGCGATCCGCTCGACAAGAACATCTACGCGCTCTCCGCCGAGGAAGCGAAGGGTGTTCCGACCATGCCCGGCTCGCTCGACGAAGCCGTGCGTGAGCTCGAAGCCGATCACGACTTCCTGCTCCAGGGCGGCGTGTTCAGCATGGACCTGATCGAGTCGTGGATCGCCTACAAGCGCGACAACGACATCGACCCCGTCCGCCTGCGCCCGCATCCCCACGAGTTCGAGCTCTACTACGACTGCTGA
- a CDS encoding 4-hydroxy-tetrahydrodipicolinate reductase — protein sequence MGRMGERVRAALADDASLALGAALESPAHPALGSELAPGVKLSADLTAALGIADVAIAFATPSATLALLRAAAERALPCVVGTTGFSADERLEIDALARRAPILLAANFSVAVNVLQHLTRETARLLGDDYDAEIVELHHTAKVDAPSGTALELARAIEQGRGADHGRVLAREGHTGARPRGPIGMQTLRGGDNPGEHTVMFVGRGERLELVHRAATRDHFARGAVRAAAWLRAKPAGLYEMKQVIGLA from the coding sequence ATGGGGCGCATGGGAGAACGGGTACGCGCGGCGCTCGCGGACGACGCTTCGCTGGCGCTCGGCGCCGCGCTCGAATCGCCCGCGCATCCCGCGCTCGGGAGTGAGCTGGCGCCGGGAGTGAAGCTGAGCGCGGACCTGACAGCAGCGCTCGGGATCGCCGACGTCGCGATCGCGTTCGCGACTCCGAGTGCGACGCTCGCGCTCCTCCGCGCGGCAGCGGAGCGCGCGCTGCCGTGCGTCGTCGGCACCACGGGCTTCAGCGCAGACGAGCGGCTCGAGATCGACGCGCTCGCGAGGCGCGCGCCGATCCTTCTCGCCGCGAACTTCTCCGTCGCCGTAAACGTGCTGCAGCACCTGACGCGCGAGACTGCGCGCCTGCTCGGCGACGACTACGACGCCGAGATCGTGGAGCTGCACCACACCGCGAAGGTCGACGCCCCGAGCGGCACCGCGCTCGAGCTGGCGCGCGCGATCGAGCAGGGCCGCGGCGCAGACCACGGCCGCGTGCTCGCGCGCGAGGGCCACACCGGAGCGCGGCCGCGCGGCCCGATCGGGATGCAGACGCTGCGCGGCGGCGACAACCCCGGCGAGCACACCGTGATGTTCGTGGGTCGCGGCGAGCGCCTCGAGCTCGTGCACCGCGCCGCGACTCGCGACCACTTCGCGCGCGGCGCCGTGCGCGCCGCCGCGTGGCTGCGCGCGAAGCCCGCGGGCCTGTACGAGATGAAGCAGGTGATCGGGCTCGCGTAG